From a single Brassica napus cultivar Da-Ae chromosome C9, Da-Ae, whole genome shotgun sequence genomic region:
- the LOC125592468 gene encoding pentatricopeptide repeat-containing protein At1g63130, mitochondrial-like, producing the protein MPLAGLVVERSRRSCVLTALTGQRLLLGLGLSVNLLLITRLGFRRRPNLNTAFMYKEMIQRSIAPDIFTYNSLIYGFCMHNRIDEAKEMFDLMITKDCYPDVVTYNTLINGFCKSKRVEDGMELFREMYQRGLFGGTITYTTLIQGFFQARDCENAQEIFKQMVSCGVPPNIWTCNILLDGFCDNGKLEKVLVIFNDMQNSGMELGIITYNIIIGRMCRAGKVEDARELFCSLSLNGVKPDVITYTIMISGFGVKRLKQEAVALFRKMKEDGPLPDDRTYNALIRAHLWDGDKAASAELKK; encoded by the coding sequence ATGCCGTTAGCTGGCTTGGTCGTAGAACGCTCACGCAGAAGCTGTGTGCTGACTGCCTTAACAGGACAAAGATTGCTTCTTGGGCTGGGGCTGAGCGTCAATCTTCTTCTCATCACTCGTTTGGGTTTTCGGAGAAGGCCCAATCTCAATACTGCCTTTATGTACAAGGAGATGATCCAAAGGTCTATAGCTCCTGATATTTTCACTTATAACTCACTGATCTATGGGTTTTGCATGCACAATCGAATAGACGAGGCCAAGGAGATGTTTGATTTGATGATTACCAAAGATTGTTACCCAGATGTAGTTACTTATAATACTCTCATTAATGGATTTTGCAAGTCTAAAAGAGTAGAAGACGGCATGGAACTCTTTCGTGAGATGTATCAAAGAGGATTGTTTGGTGGCACCATCACTTACACCACTCTTATCCAAGGGTTTTTTCAAGCTAGGGACTGTGAGAATGCTCAAGAAATTTTCAAACAAATGGTTTCTTGTGGTGTGCCTCCCAATATTTGGACCTGCAACATTTTGTTAGATGGGTTTTGTGATAACGGAAAGCTAGAGAAAGTGCTGGTCATATTCAATGATATGCAAAACAGTGGAATGGAACTTGGTATTATTACATATAATATAATCATTGGCAGGATGTGCAGGGCTGGCAAAGTGGAAGACGCGCGGGAATTATTCTGTAGCCTCAGCCTCAATGGAGTGAAGCCTGATGTCATAACATACACTATAATGATCTCAGGATTCGGTGTGAAACGCTTGAAGCAGGAAGCTGTTGCCTTGTTTAGGAAGATGAAGGAAGACGGGCCTCTCCCAGATGACCGTACCTATAATGCGCTAATCAGGGCACATCTGTGGGATGGTGACAAAGCAGCATCAGCAGAACTAAAGAAATGA
- the LOC106395610 gene encoding pentatricopeptide repeat-containing protein At1g62930, chloroplastic-like — protein sequence MEMLGITLDLYTYSILINCFCKSSQLPLGFRYKMMKLGYDPNVVTLSSLLNGYCRCNRISEAVALVDQMVETGYQPNTITFNMLIHGLFLHNKASEAVALVDRMVAKGCQPDLFTYGVVVNGLCKRGEIDLALDLIKKMDKLKFEADVVIYSTVIDGLCKYKHVDDALDLFSEMEKKGVRGNVVTYNSLISCLCCYGRWRDASRLLKEMIERKINPTRVTFNALIDSFAKEGKLLEAENSSYIIIYNP from the exons ATGGAGATGCTGGGGATTACACTTGACCTCTATACATACAGTATTTTGATTAACTGTTTCTGCAAATCCTCTCAACTCCCTCTTGGCTTTAGGTATAAGATGATGAAACTTGGGTATGACCCCAATGTTGTCACGCTTTCTTCCCTACTCAATGGATACTGCCGCTGTAACAGAATCTCCGAGGCAGTAGCTTTGGTTGATCAAATGGTGGAAACGGGTTATCAACCTAATACCATCACCTTCAACATGCTAATCCACGGGCTCTTTCTCCACAACAAAGCTTCTGAAGCGGTGGCTTTAGTCGACCGGATGGTTGCCAAAGGATGTCAACCGGATCTGTTTACTTATGGTGTTGTAGTAAATGGATTATGTAAGAGAGGTGAGATTGATTTGGCTCTAGATCTGATCAAGAAGATGGACAAGTTGAAATTTGAGGCGGATGTTGTGATCTACAGTACAGTCATTGATGGTCTTTGCAAATACAAACACGTCGATGATGCACTCGACCTCTTCAGTGAAATGGAGAAGAAAGGGGTTAGAGGGAATGTTGTTACTTACAACTCCCTCATTAGCTGCCTTTGTTGTTATGGAAGATGGAGGGATGCGTCTCGACTACTCAAAGAGATGATTGAGAGAAAGATAAACCCCACTAGAGTTACGTTCAATGCATTGATAGATTCGTTTGCAAAAGAGGGGAAACTCTTAGAGGCTGAAA ACTCTTCTTACATCATTATATACAACCCTTAG
- the BNAC09G11480D gene encoding uncharacterized protein At1g76660 isoform X2 encodes MRAGASGNNVSETINAAASAFASSDDRVHHQPSPIHKKRRWWDRFICFRPSTQRRKRIGKAALAPEPVHTDSTSNSGYRSVMTALPFIAPPSSPASFFQSEPPSATQSPVGILSFSPLPSNNNNNNNNNERPSIFAIGPYAHEPQLVSPPVFSTYTTEPSSAPVTPPLDESFYLTTTTPSSPEVPFAQLFNSNTNYGLRSPVSNYEFQFYQLPPGSPLAQLISPSSVMSGSGPASPFPDGVTHFQVSDPPKLLSPGKLHFSKAVTTPKEQKKIARPNKPVSFDLDADHFIRCVDQKLRTTFPEASASSHQEAAQYSSLGPNKEFDFGTDEKHLSVDDDEHSASTKNNNDWSFPVMQSGALS; translated from the exons ATGAGAGCCGGCGCGAGTGGAAACAACGTTTCGGAGACTATAAACGCAGCCGCTAGTGCGTTTGCTTCCTCTGATGATCGTGTTCATCACCAACCTTCTCCGATTCAT AAGAAGCGAAGATGGTGGGATCGCTTCATATGTTTCAGACCTTCAACACAAAGAAGAAAACGAATAGGGAAAGCCGCTCTTGCTCCTGAACCGGTTCATACCGATTCCACATCCAATTCCGGTTATCGTTCGGTTATGACGGCTCTTCCTTTCATAGCTCCACCTTCATCTCCTGCTTCCTTCTTCCAATCAGAACCTCCTTCCGCTACGCAGTCGCCTGTAGGGATCCTCTCCTTTAGTCCTCTACCttctaacaacaacaacaacaacaacaacaacgagcGTCCTTCGATATTCGCCATCGGACCTTACGCTCACGAGCCTCAGCTGGTGTCTCCTCCGGTTTTCTCTACTTACACCACCGAACCATCTTCCGCTCCGGTTACGCCGCCTCTCGATGAGTCTTTCTACTTAACCACCACTACTCCTTCTTCGCCTGAAGTCCCTTTCGCTCAGCTCTTTAACTCCAACACTAACTATGGTCTCAGGTCTCCAGTGTCTAACTATGAGTTTCAGTTTTACCAACTTCCTCCTGGTAGTCCACTCGCTCAGCTTATCTCGCCCAGCTCGGTTATGTCCGGTTCGGGTCCAGCTTCTCCTTTTCCTGACGGAGTCACTCACTTCCAAGTCTCTGATCCACCAAAGCTGTTGAGCCCTGGTAAGCTGCATTTCTCCAAGGCTGTTACGACTCCTAAAGAGCAGAAGAAGATTGCGAGACCGAATAAACCGGTTTCTTTTGATCTTGATGCGGATCATTTCATTAGATGTGTAGATCAGAAGCTAAGAACAACGTTCCCTGAAGCATCTGCGTCGTCTCATCAAGAAGCAGCGCAGTATTCCTCTCTCGGGCCGAATAAGGAGTTCGATTTTGGTACGGATGAGAAACATTTGAgcgttgatgatgatgaacatAGCGCTTCGACCAAGAACAACAACGATTGGTCCTTCCCTGTGATGCAATCAGGTGCACTTAGCTGA
- the BNAC09G11480D gene encoding uncharacterized protein At1g76660 isoform X1 — protein sequence MRAGASGNNVSETINAAASAFASSDDRVHHQPSPIHQKKRRWWDRFICFRPSTQRRKRIGKAALAPEPVHTDSTSNSGYRSVMTALPFIAPPSSPASFFQSEPPSATQSPVGILSFSPLPSNNNNNNNNNERPSIFAIGPYAHEPQLVSPPVFSTYTTEPSSAPVTPPLDESFYLTTTTPSSPEVPFAQLFNSNTNYGLRSPVSNYEFQFYQLPPGSPLAQLISPSSVMSGSGPASPFPDGVTHFQVSDPPKLLSPGKLHFSKAVTTPKEQKKIARPNKPVSFDLDADHFIRCVDQKLRTTFPEASASSHQEAAQYSSLGPNKEFDFGTDEKHLSVDDDEHSASTKNNNDWSFPVMQSGALS from the exons ATGAGAGCCGGCGCGAGTGGAAACAACGTTTCGGAGACTATAAACGCAGCCGCTAGTGCGTTTGCTTCCTCTGATGATCGTGTTCATCACCAACCTTCTCCGATTCAT cAGAAGAAGCGAAGATGGTGGGATCGCTTCATATGTTTCAGACCTTCAACACAAAGAAGAAAACGAATAGGGAAAGCCGCTCTTGCTCCTGAACCGGTTCATACCGATTCCACATCCAATTCCGGTTATCGTTCGGTTATGACGGCTCTTCCTTTCATAGCTCCACCTTCATCTCCTGCTTCCTTCTTCCAATCAGAACCTCCTTCCGCTACGCAGTCGCCTGTAGGGATCCTCTCCTTTAGTCCTCTACCttctaacaacaacaacaacaacaacaacaacgagcGTCCTTCGATATTCGCCATCGGACCTTACGCTCACGAGCCTCAGCTGGTGTCTCCTCCGGTTTTCTCTACTTACACCACCGAACCATCTTCCGCTCCGGTTACGCCGCCTCTCGATGAGTCTTTCTACTTAACCACCACTACTCCTTCTTCGCCTGAAGTCCCTTTCGCTCAGCTCTTTAACTCCAACACTAACTATGGTCTCAGGTCTCCAGTGTCTAACTATGAGTTTCAGTTTTACCAACTTCCTCCTGGTAGTCCACTCGCTCAGCTTATCTCGCCCAGCTCGGTTATGTCCGGTTCGGGTCCAGCTTCTCCTTTTCCTGACGGAGTCACTCACTTCCAAGTCTCTGATCCACCAAAGCTGTTGAGCCCTGGTAAGCTGCATTTCTCCAAGGCTGTTACGACTCCTAAAGAGCAGAAGAAGATTGCGAGACCGAATAAACCGGTTTCTTTTGATCTTGATGCGGATCATTTCATTAGATGTGTAGATCAGAAGCTAAGAACAACGTTCCCTGAAGCATCTGCGTCGTCTCATCAAGAAGCAGCGCAGTATTCCTCTCTCGGGCCGAATAAGGAGTTCGATTTTGGTACGGATGAGAAACATTTGAgcgttgatgatgatgaacatAGCGCTTCGACCAAGAACAACAACGATTGGTCCTTCCCTGTGATGCAATCAGGTGCACTTAGCTGA